One window of Ailuropoda melanoleuca isolate Jingjing chromosome 3, ASM200744v2, whole genome shotgun sequence genomic DNA carries:
- the LOC100476361 gene encoding vomeronasal type-1 receptor 4 gives MTIVFSGIPEVMNAFGVRNFLDDIGCKAVLYIHRVTRGLSLCITSFLSIVQAIIITPSNSRWAWHKPQISTYIFPTFCSFWIVNMLIYIHVIISAFAPYNSTGLNKFYSLTYCVGKDPDYIQSAVFLGSTFLRDFLCVFLMVWTSVYIVKFLFTHRKRVQYVHRTSLSPRPSPETKATHTILALVSCFVFFYWSNSFLTIYVSYKRNVKGLENISIILSHGYPAICPLVLIKNHNKLFFLTCVFTKMRKSSQHRISLNA, from the coding sequence ATGACAATTGTTTTCAGTGGGATTCCAGAAGTAATGAATGCCTTTGGAGTAAGAAATTTTCTAGATGACATTGGTTGTAAGGCAGTGCTCTACATCCACAGAGTAACACGGGGTCTTTCTCTCTGCATCACATCTTTCCTGAGTATTGTTCAGGCCATCATTATCACTCCCAGCAACTCTAGGTGGGCATGGCACAAGCCCCAAATCTCCACATATATTTTTCCTACCTTTTGTTCTTTCTGGATCGTCAACATGCTGATCTATATTCATGTCATCATAAGTGCATTTGCCCCCTACAACAGCACAGGACTCAACAAATTCTATTCTCTGACATACTGTGTTGGGAAGGATCCTGATTACATTCAGTCAGCTGTCTTTCTAGGATCCACGTTCTTACGagattttctgtgtgtgttccTCATGGTCTGGACCAGTGTGTACATTGTAAAGTTCCTTTTCACGCATCGCAAGAGAGTCCAGTATGTCCACAGGACCAGCCTCAGCCCAAGACCCTCTCCTGAAACCAAGGCTACCCACACAATCCTGGCACTGGTgagctgctttgttttcttttactggaGTAATAGCTTCCTCACCATTTATGTAAGTTATAAACGTAATGTAAAAGGGCTGGAGAACATCAGTATAATTCTCTCCCATGGTTATCCAGCAATCTGTCCTTTGGTCCTGATCAAAAATCATAACAAACTATTCTTTCTGACCTGTGTCTTTACAAAGATGAGAAAATCCTCTCAACACAGAATTTCCCTCAATGCATGA